The Pseudomonas solani genome segment TCGCTGAGTTCCACCCGCTGGACGATCTCGGTCTTGGCGGGCAGCTCGGTGGCCACCGATTCCTTGGTGCGGCGCAGCAGGAAGGGGCGGATGCGGCCGTTGAGGTGGGCGAGGCGTTCGGTGTCGCCGCGCTTCTCGATGGGCGTGCGGTAGTCGCGGGCGAACTGCTTGGCATCGCCTAGCCAGCCGGGCATGAGGAAGTGGAACAGCGACCAGAGTTCGCCCAGGTGGTTTTCCAGCGGCGTACCGGAGAGGCACAGGCGCTGCCGGGCCTCGAGCTGACGCACCGCCTGGGCGGCCTTGCTGGTGGGCGTCTTGATGTTCTGCGCCTCGTCCAGCACCAGCAGGTGCAGCGGTTGTCCCTTCCAGGCGGCGAGGTCGCGGGGCAGCAGGGCGTAGGTGGTCAGCAGCAGGTCGAAGTCGCCCAGGCGTTCGAAATCCTTCTTGCGGTTCGGGCCGTGCAGGGCCAGTACGCGCAGGTCCGGGGCGAAGCGCATGGCTTCGTCCTGCCAGTTGGGAATCAGGCTGGTGGGCATCACCACCAGGGCGGGGCGGTCGAGGCGCCCGGCGTTCTTCTCGGTCAGCAGGTGGGCCAGGGTCTGCAGGGTCTTGCCCAGGCCCATGTCGTCGCCCAGTACGCCGCCGGCACCCAGCTCGCGCAGGCTCTGCAGCCAGGCCAGGCCCTGCAGCTGGTAGCTGCGCAGCTCGGCCTGCAGGCCGGCAGGGGGCTCGTGGCGGGTTTGCCGGCTGTCGCGCAGGCGCTCGGCGAAGCTGCGCAGGCGCTCGCCGCCCTGCCAATCCAGCTCCAGTTCGTCGAGCTGGTTCAGTCGCGCCGCGTCGGGCAGGCTCAGGCGCAGGCTGCGGCCTTCCGGGCGGTCGCGCAGGTAGAGCTCGCCCAGGGTCGCCAGCAACGGCTTGAGGCGACCGAAGGGCAGGACCACCTGCAGGGGGCGGCCGGTATCGGCCCCGAGGGTGTCCAGTTGCAGGCGCAGGTGCTCGTCGTCGCGGCGCTTCTGCAGGCTTTTCGGGCTGAGCAGCTTGGGGTTTTGCTGGATCAACCGCAGCAGGATGGGCAGCAGGCTGATGCGTTGCCCTTCGACGACGATGCCCAGCTCCAGGTCGAACCAGTGCTGCCCAGGCTCTTCTTCGAGTTCGGCGTACCAGCCGTCCACGCTGGACAGGTCGAAATGGAAGCCGGGGCGGATGTCCACTTCCCAGCCCTCGGCACGCAGTTCCGGCAGGCCCTTGTTCATGAAGCGCTGCCAGGCACTGTCGCCAGGCAGTTCGAAGAGTTCGTAGAGGTCGCTCGGCAGCGCCAGGCTCTGGCGCAGGGATTCCTTGAAGCCGAGCTGGCGCAGGCGCTCGCGCAGGGCTTCTTCGGTGGCCGGTTGGCGCTGCACTTCCAGCAGCTCGCCCTGGCGCTTGCTGACGGCGGGCTGGCGGCTGTTCTTGCCGCGGGTGGTGATGCCGGCGTAGTCGAAGGCCAGCCCGGCACGGTGCTGCTGGCTGCCGACCATGCGCCCGCTGCGCAGGTCGTAGAGGCTCTGCGCCAGGCTGCCCAGGGTCAGCAACGGGCGCGGCTGGATGTCCTTGAGCACGCGCCTGACCACCGGCGGCTCGGAGGCCGGCACCAGTCGTTCGGGGCGCGCGCTCGGTGGCCCTTCCGCCAGGACCTGGAAGATGGCGGCCACGCAGTGTTTGCAGTTGATGCCGACCGGGCAGCTGCAGCGGCCGATAACCCCGAGCCCGTGGGGCGCCAGGCGGATGTTCTGCTGGTAGCGGTTGTCGCCCGAGCCGGCGCAGCTGGATTGCAGCAGGGTGTCGTCCATCGCCGTCAGGCGCGCCAGGCGCTGGCGGGCATAGCTCGCGCCGCGCTGTAGCGCGCCCGGGTCGAAGTCCTGCTGCCAGTCGTGCTGGCGCAGGTGTTCGAGCAGTGTCGGCACGTGGCTCAGAGCGGGCTGATGCGGATCAGGACGCCCAGGCTGGAGTGATCGAGGTAGGTCAGCTCGCCATTCTTCAGGCGGGTGCCCTGCTTGATGCGCTCGCTGCCGCTGAGCAGGCCGCTGCCATCGAACTGGTTGACCCAGAAATCGACGGCGACATCGGTGTAGCGCACCTGGGACAGGGTCACGGTGCCTTCGACCGGGAAGTGGCCGAGTTGCTGGTCACCGGTGCTGATGGCCACGCGGCTGGGGTTGGCGCCGACGCTCTGCGACCAGGCCTTGTGCAGCAGCACCTGGTAGCCATTGCCGGCGTTGAGCTTGGCGGCTTCGCCATTGAGTGCGGTGGCGCGCTCGCCGACGCTGTCCAGGCCCTGGGCGCCGTTGGCCCAGTCGTCCGGGGCTGGCTGGCTGGCCGGGGTGGCGTCGCCCGACTGACGGAAGAGGATCAGCTCGACCTGGTAGAGCCCGTCGGCGAAGGCGCTGGGGGCCAGCAGGGCAAGCATCAGGGCGAGGAAACGGAACGCACGCATGGATCAGTCCTTTAAGCGGATTACGGAGTCAGGCGCTCGAACAGCGCCTCGAGTGTATTGAAGCGTTCTTCCGGGCGCTCCATCGGTACCTGGAAGCGGAACAGCGTGGCCCCTTCGAACTTGTAGCGCTTGGGCTGGCTCTGGATCAGCTTGATCAGCACCAGCGGGTCGACGCAGGTGTCGGCGGCGAATTCTATCCGACCACCTTGCGGGCCGGCGTCCACTTTCTTGATGCCGAGCTTTTCCGCCTGCAGTTTCAGCAGGGTCAGGCGCACCAGGTTCTTGGTCGGCTCGGGCAGCAGGCCGAAGCGGTCGATCATTTCCACCTGCAGTTCCTTCAGGCCGTCCTCGTCGGCGGCCGAGGCGATGCGCTTGTAGAGGATCAGGCGCGCATGCACGTCGGGCAGGTAGTCCTCGGGGATCAGCGCGGGCAGGCGCAGGTTGATCTCCGGGCCGCCACCCAGCGGCTGTTCCAGGTTCGGCTGTTCGCCCTTGCGGATGGCCTTGACCGCGCGTTCGAGCATTTCCATATAAAGGGTGAAGCCCACCGCCTGGATCTGCCCGCTCTGGCCGTCGCCGAGCAGCTCGCCGGCACCGCGGATCTCCAGGTCGTGGGTGGCGAGGACGAAGCCGGCGCCCAGGTCCTGGGCATTGGCGATGGCCTCCAGGCGCTTCTCGGCGTCGGGCGTCATCTGCTTGCGCGGGGGCGTCAGCAGGTAGGCATAGGCCTGGTGGTGGCTACGGCCGACGCGGCCACGCAGCTGGTGCAGCTGGGCCAGGCCGAACTTGTCGGCGCGCTCGATGATGATGGTGTTGGCGCTGGGCACGTCGATGCCGGTCTCGATGATGGTCGAGGCGATCAGCACGTTAAAGCGCTTGTGGTAGAAGTCGCTCATCACCTGTTCGAGTTCGCGCTCGTGCATCTGCCCGTGGCCGATGCCGATGCGTGCCTCGGGCACCAGCTCCGCCAGGTCGGCGGCGCATTTCTCGATGCTCTTCACTTCGTTGTGCAGGTAATAGACCTGGCCGCCCCGTAGCAGCTCGCGCAACAGGGCTTCCTTGATCACGGTGTTCTGCTGCTCCATGACGAAGGTGCGCACCGAGAGGCGGCGTGCGGGCGGCGTGGCGATGATCGACAGGTCGCGCATGCCGGCCACGGCCATGTTCAGGGTCCGCGGGATCGGCGTGGCGGTCAGGGTGAGGATGTCCACCTCGCTGCGCAGGGCCTTGAGCTGTTCCTTCTGACGCACGCCGAAGCGGTGCTCCTCGTCGATGATGACCAGGCCCAGATTCTTGAACTTGATGTCGTCCTGCAGCAGCTTGTGGGTGCCGATGACGATATCGACCTTGCCCTCGGCCAGCTCCTGCGCAGCACCTTCCACTTCCTTGGCCGATTTGAAGCGGCTCATTACCTCGACCGTCACCGGCCAGTCGGCGAAGCGGTCGCGGAAGCTGTTGTAGTGCTGCTGGGCGAGGAGGGTGGTGGGCACCAGCACGGCCACCTGCTTGCCGCTGTGCACGGCGACGAAGGCGGCGCGCATGGCGACTTCGGTCTTGCCGAAGCCGACGTCGCCGCATACCAGGCGGTCCATCGGCTTGGGCGCGAGCATGTCGGCCACCACGGCCTCGATGGCGGTCTGCTGGTCCGGCGTTTCCTCGAAGGGGAAGCCGGCGGAGAAGGTCGCGTAGTCGGCCAGCGGGTCCTTGAACGCATAGCCTTCGCGGGCGGCACGGCGGGCGTAGATGTCCAGCAGCTCGGCGGCGACGTCGCGCACCTGTTCGGCGGCCTTGCGCTTGGCCTTCTGCCAGGTCTCCGAGCCCAGGCGGTGCAGCGGGGCGAGGGCGTCGTCGCTGCCGGTGTAGCGGGCGATCAGGTGCAGGCTGGCCACCGGCACGTAGAGCTTGGCTTCCTCGGCGTACTGCAGGGCGAGGAATTCCGCGGCCTGGCCTTCTATCTCCAGGGTGATCAACCCCAGGTAGCGGCCGACGCCGTGGTCGATATGCACCACCGGCGCGCCTTCACGCAGTTCGGCGAGGTTCTTGATGACGTTGTCGCCACCGTCGCCGCGACGGTCGCGGCGGCGGCGCTGCATCACGCGCTGGCCGAACAGCGGGCTTTCGGCGATCAGCGCCAGGCCCGGGTCATCCAGCAGCAGCCCTTCGTCGAGGGGGGCGATGGTGATGGCCAGGCGTTCCTTGCTGCTGACGAATTCCGGCCAGCCGCCGACTTCCTGCGGGCGCAGCTTGAGGCGGGCGAGTAATTCCAGCAGCACTTCGCGGCGGCCGGCGGACTCGGCACTGAACAGCACGCGGCCCGGGAATTCTTCGAGGAAGCGGCGCAGCGCGGCCAGGGGCTCGCTGGCCTTGGCTTCGATGGCCAGTGTCGGCAGTGGGCGGGCGGGGAAGCGTTCGCGGCCTACGCCTGTGCCCTGGTCCTCCTGGCTGACCACGACCCGTGGCGAGCCCTTGAGGCGGGCGAAGCAGTCTTCCTCCGGCAGGAACAGCTCGGCGGGCGGGACCAGCGGGCGTTCCGGGTCGACGCGGCGCTCTTCGTAGCGGTTGCGCACATCGTTCCAGAACTGCTCGGCAGCCTGCTCGATGCCGGGCAGGGAAAACACCTGGGTGTCGGCCGGCAGGTAGTCGAAGAGGGTGGCGCTTTCCTCGAAGAACAGCGGCAGGTAGTACTCGATGCCGGCCGGGGTGATGCCGCTGGCCAGGTCCTGGTAGATGGGGCAACGACGGAAGTCGACGTCGAAGCGCTCGCGGAAGCGGCCGCGGAAGTCGGTCACGGCCTTCTTGTCCAGGGGGAACTCGCGGGCCGGCAGCAGGCGGATCGACTCCACCTTGTCCACCGAGCGCTGGGTTTCCGGGTCGAAGGTGCGCAGGGTCTCGATCTCGTCATCGAACAGGTCGATGCGGAAGGGCGCGTCGCTGCCCATGGGGAACAGGTCGATCAGCGCGCCACGCACGGCGAATTCGCCGTGTTCGTAGACGGTGTCCACGCAGCGGTAACCGGCGGCCTCCAGGCGGCTGCGCATCTGTTCGACATCGAGCTTCTGGCCAACGTCCAGCACCAGGCTCGAACCCAGCAGGAAGCGCGTCGGGGCCAGGCGGTGCAGGGCGGTGGTGATGGGCACCACCAGCACGCCGTGGGTCAGCCCTGGCAGGCGATAGAGGCTGGCGATGCGCTGGGAGATGATGTCCTGGTGCGGCGAGAACAGGTCGTAGGGCAGCGTTTCCCAGTCGGGGAAGTGCAGCACGGGCAGGGACGGCGCGAAGAAGCTCAGCTCCTGTTCCAGGCGCTCGGCGCTCTGGCTGTCGGCGGTCAGCAGCAGGGTGAAGCGTTTGGCCGCGCTGGCAGCTTCGGCTATCGCCAGGCTGAGGGCGGCGCCGGGGAGATTGCTCCACTGCTGCTTGCCAGCAGCGGTGGGCAGGGACGGGAGACGCAGGACGGACTCGGGCAAAGGAGGCTCCGGTCGGAAAATGGACCCGGGCGATTGTAACTATCCCGACTGACGGATGTCAGTCTTACGTCCGCTGCAGATTGCCGCCGCTTGCGCGCGCCGTCATAATGTAGCCCCTTTTTTCAGCCCCTACATAGTGGAAGGTACTGCCCGTGACTCAGAAGCCCGACCAGTGTCTCGGTGAGTGGATCGATCGTGAAGCCCTCGCGGAAGCGATGATTCCGTTGATTGGCCAGCTCTACCGTAACAACAGCGTGGTGACCTCGATCTATGGCCGTGGTCTGATCAACCGTTCGGTGATCGACATTCTCAAGGCCCACCGTTTCGCCCGTCACCGCCTGGCTGACGACAGCGAACTGTCGGTCCACGACACCTTCCCGATCCTCAAGGCCATGAGCGAGCTCAAGCTGGGCGCGGCCTCCGTGGACCTGGGCAAGATGGCCAGCAAGTTCAAGGCCGAAGGCAATGGCCGTGCCGTCGAGCAGTTCGTCAAGGACGAGCTGGCTGACGTGGTCGGCAAGCAGAACAGCGCTGCCCGCGAAGGCACCGACGTCGTTCTGTACGGCTTCGGCCGCATCGGCCGCCTGCTGGCGCGCATCCTGATCGAGAAAACCGGTGGTGGTGACGGCCTGCGTCTGCGCGCCATCGTCGTGCGCAAGGGCGCCAGCAACGACCTGGTCAAGCGCGCCAGCCTGCT includes the following:
- a CDS encoding DEAD/DEAH box helicase, giving the protein MDDTLLQSSCAGSGDNRYQQNIRLAPHGLGVIGRCSCPVGINCKHCVAAIFQVLAEGPPSARPERLVPASEPPVVRRVLKDIQPRPLLTLGSLAQSLYDLRSGRMVGSQQHRAGLAFDYAGITTRGKNSRQPAVSKRQGELLEVQRQPATEEALRERLRQLGFKESLRQSLALPSDLYELFELPGDSAWQRFMNKGLPELRAEGWEVDIRPGFHFDLSSVDGWYAELEEEPGQHWFDLELGIVVEGQRISLLPILLRLIQQNPKLLSPKSLQKRRDDEHLRLQLDTLGADTGRPLQVVLPFGRLKPLLATLGELYLRDRPEGRSLRLSLPDAARLNQLDELELDWQGGERLRSFAERLRDSRQTRHEPPAGLQAELRSYQLQGLAWLQSLRELGAGGVLGDDMGLGKTLQTLAHLLTEKNAGRLDRPALVVMPTSLIPNWQDEAMRFAPDLRVLALHGPNRKKDFERLGDFDLLLTTYALLPRDLAAWKGQPLHLLVLDEAQNIKTPTSKAAQAVRQLEARQRLCLSGTPLENHLGELWSLFHFLMPGWLGDAKQFARDYRTPIEKRGDTERLAHLNGRIRPFLLRRTKESVATELPAKTEIVQRVELSEGQRDLYETVRLAMDQKVRAEIQDKGMARSQMVILEALLKLRQTCCDLRLVEHERTRPLRGSTSGKLDSLMEMLVELFAEGRKVLLFSQFTSMLELIEAELQQRGIDYLILTGSTRDRRTPVKRFQDGEVPLFLISLKAGGTGLNLTAADTVIHYDPWWNPAAERQATDRAYRIGQDKPVFVYKLIARGTVEEKIQQLQQRKALLAEGILGQSEGADWQLREEDLDALFAPLPKA
- a CDS encoding CsiV family protein; protein product: MRAFRFLALMLALLAPSAFADGLYQVELILFRQSGDATPASQPAPDDWANGAQGLDSVGERATALNGEAAKLNAGNGYQVLLHKAWSQSVGANPSRVAISTGDQQLGHFPVEGTVTLSQVRYTDVAVDFWVNQFDGSGLLSGSERIKQGTRLKNGELTYLDHSSLGVLIRISPL
- the mfd gene encoding transcription-repair coupling factor, producing MPESVLRLPSLPTAAGKQQWSNLPGAALSLAIAEAASAAKRFTLLLTADSQSAERLEQELSFFAPSLPVLHFPDWETLPYDLFSPHQDIISQRIASLYRLPGLTHGVLVVPITTALHRLAPTRFLLGSSLVLDVGQKLDVEQMRSRLEAAGYRCVDTVYEHGEFAVRGALIDLFPMGSDAPFRIDLFDDEIETLRTFDPETQRSVDKVESIRLLPAREFPLDKKAVTDFRGRFRERFDVDFRRCPIYQDLASGITPAGIEYYLPLFFEESATLFDYLPADTQVFSLPGIEQAAEQFWNDVRNRYEERRVDPERPLVPPAELFLPEEDCFARLKGSPRVVVSQEDQGTGVGRERFPARPLPTLAIEAKASEPLAALRRFLEEFPGRVLFSAESAGRREVLLELLARLKLRPQEVGGWPEFVSSKERLAITIAPLDEGLLLDDPGLALIAESPLFGQRVMQRRRRDRRGDGGDNVIKNLAELREGAPVVHIDHGVGRYLGLITLEIEGQAAEFLALQYAEEAKLYVPVASLHLIARYTGSDDALAPLHRLGSETWQKAKRKAAEQVRDVAAELLDIYARRAAREGYAFKDPLADYATFSAGFPFEETPDQQTAIEAVVADMLAPKPMDRLVCGDVGFGKTEVAMRAAFVAVHSGKQVAVLVPTTLLAQQHYNSFRDRFADWPVTVEVMSRFKSAKEVEGAAQELAEGKVDIVIGTHKLLQDDIKFKNLGLVIIDEEHRFGVRQKEQLKALRSEVDILTLTATPIPRTLNMAVAGMRDLSIIATPPARRLSVRTFVMEQQNTVIKEALLRELLRGGQVYYLHNEVKSIEKCAADLAELVPEARIGIGHGQMHERELEQVMSDFYHKRFNVLIASTIIETGIDVPSANTIIIERADKFGLAQLHQLRGRVGRSHHQAYAYLLTPPRKQMTPDAEKRLEAIANAQDLGAGFVLATHDLEIRGAGELLGDGQSGQIQAVGFTLYMEMLERAVKAIRKGEQPNLEQPLGGGPEINLRLPALIPEDYLPDVHARLILYKRIASAADEDGLKELQVEMIDRFGLLPEPTKNLVRLTLLKLQAEKLGIKKVDAGPQGGRIEFAADTCVDPLVLIKLIQSQPKRYKFEGATLFRFQVPMERPEERFNTLEALFERLTP